Genomic window (Chloroflexota bacterium):
TCGAGGTTTCGCCAGATCAGAAATGTCGGGATCAGGGTGATGATCGACGGCAGCATCATGGTGGCCAGCATGATAATGAACAGGATGTTGCGGCCGGGAAAACGAAAGCGGGCAAATCCGTAGGCCACCACTGAAACGGCGATCAACTCAGCGGTCATGGCCAGCAGGGTGATGAAAAGGGTGTTGAAGAGGATCCTCCAGAAGGTCAGGCCCGGTGCAATGCTGCTTAGCGCTGCAAAGGCATCGCCGTAGTTCTGCCACATGATGGGATCGGGTATCCACTGGATGGGCCAGGCGAAAAGCTGCTGTTCGCTCTTGAGCGAGGTGGAAATCATGTAGAAGAGTGGAACGAAGACAAACAGGGAGAAGAGAATCAGCAGCGCATAGGTGATGATATTCGTCACCGTGCGCCTGGCGCTTACCCCAAATCTCGGTTTGTCCACACTGACAGGTGTTGTTGTCACGCAATCTACCTACCTTCGTTCGCCTTCATAGTAGACCCAAGCGGCCGAGGATTTGAAAACAAGCAAGGTTATCAACAGAATAAGGATTAACTGGAACCAGGCGATGGCTGAGGCGTAGCCCATGTGCCGGAACTGGAAGGCCTCCCGATAGATCAACACATTGAGAAAGGTGCCGGCCCGCCGCGGAATCTCGATGAAAAAGGCCTGGGTGAAGATCTGCAGCGAGGCGATAATGCCGGTGATCACAACGTAGAACAGCGTCGGGCTGAGCATGGGAATGGTCACGTAGCGCAACTTCTGGCCCTGGTTGGCGCCGTCCAGGTCCGCGACATCGTACAGGTGCCTGGGGACGTTCTTGAGGCCGGCCAGCAGGATGATCGTGTTGGCACCGAAGACACCCCACATGCCCATGATGACGAAGGAGGGCAGCACCAGGTCGGGGTCGGTGAACCAGGCCAATGGCTCCATGTCCAGCGCAGCGTAGATTGGGCTCAGCAAGAAGTTGATAAGGCCCGAGGAGGGGCTGAGCATCCAGCGCCAGAGCAAGGCCACCGCAACTACGGGCAGTACGGCCGGCAGGTAGTAGATGGTGCGCCAGACGCCGATGCCCTTGATGTCCCGGTTGAGGATCAATGCAACGCCCAGCGCGCCGAGGGTGCCCAGAGGCACGTTGAACAACGAGTAGAGAATCGTCAGTCGCAGCGAAAGCCAGAACTGCTTGTCCCCTGTGAACATCTTGACGTAGTTGTCGGTGCCAATCCACTGGGCCGGCTGCAGGATGTTGTATTGGGTGAAACTGAGATAGAGGGAGCGTGCGAAGGGGTAGAGGATCCAGATGCCAAGCCCCAACAACCAGGGCAGAACCAGTGCATAGCCGGTTGCCGTTTCGCGCTTGACGCCGAACGCCACCAGGGCACGGTTTAAAAGCACCATGCTCAGACCGATTGCTGCTCCGACCAGAATCCAGTGCAGCAGGGTTGAGCCGTACGCGTCCCAGAAGGATAGTTCGATCATCGGGTGGGGGTTGCCCGTAGGGGCGGGATAACCCCGCCCCTACACCAAATGTTTTGTTACGGCAGCATTTCCTCCAGCAACGGACGGATTTCAGGCGCCAGCTCTTCGGCAGTGCCCTCGCCGTGGAAGAGCAGGTCCATGAAATCGCCCCAGAAGATGGTGTCCCACTCCTGGTGGCGCGGGATGATGTTGAAAGCCCGCATGGATGGCACGGCCGCGGCGATGGCCTCGGCGTTGGCTTCCTTGCGCGGCTCGGATGCGGTGATGCCCTCGGCAGTGGCCAGCGACTTGCGAGGGGCCACGATCTTCCAGTGGTGGATGCCGTCGGTCAGCCTGGCCAGTGCTTCGTAGGTAATCTCCGGGTACTCGGTGTCGGCCGCGACCACAGTGGATGCTGTCCAGGCGAAGGTGGGGCGACCGGCAGGGCCGGCGGGCACAGCCACCACGCCCACGTCCAGGCCCTCGACGCGGTCCAGGTCGTCGGCGGCTCCGCCCATGAACATGGCCACCTTGCCGGCCTTGAACATCTCGCCAAAGCCCTGTTCCTGGATCACCGCTTCGGGCGGCGCGTGCACGTCGTCGTAGATCATGTTGGCGTAGAAGTCGAGGCCGGCGATGGCCTCGGGGGAGTCGACGGGGCTTTCGGAGAGATCATCAGAGATAATCTCGCCGCCGGCCTGCCAGATGAACATCTGGGGTGGCGGCCAGCCTGTGAGGGTGAAGCCCCACTGGTCGTTGGAACCATCGCCGTCGGTGTCCTGGGTGAGGGCTTCGGAAGCAGCCAGGAAGTTGTCCCAGGTCCAGTCGAGGGTTGGGTAATCGACTCCTGCCTCGTCGAACAAGGCCCTGTTGAAGAACATGACGACCGGCTGGGCGATCCATGGCAGGCCGTAGTACTGGCCCTTGAAGCGGGCGGTCTTGAGGATATCGTCGAAGTAGTCGTCCAGATCGGCGGCCGGGTTTTGATCGTCGGCTTCCAGGTAGTCGGTGACGTCCAGCAGCCCGCCCTGGTCGGCCAATCCGGCGATCCATTCCTGGGAGAGCCAGAAGAGGTCGGCTGAGGTGCCGCCGGCCAGAGAGGTCTGGATCTTGGTGTAGTAGTCGTCGGGGGCAGGCTCGTGTACGATCTGATAGGTGGTGGCTTCGGCATTGACCGCGTTGATCACTTCCTGTAGCTCGGACGATTCCTCGACCCCTGCCCAGGTGGCGATGCGAACTGTCACTTTCTCGGCCGGTTCCTCCGGCGCCAGCGCGGCTGCGCCCCCTTCGGGCAGCATTTCCTCCAGCAACGGACGGATTTCAGGCGCCAGCTCTTCGGCAGTGCCCTCGCCGTGGAAGAGTGGGTCCATGAAGTCGCCCCAGAAGATGGTGTCCCACTCCTGGTGGCGCGGGATGATGTTGAAAGCCCGCATGGATGGCACGGCCGCGGCGATGGCCTCGGCGTTGGCTTCCTTGCGCGGCTCGGATGCGGTGATGCCCTCGGCAGTGGCCAGCGACTTGCGAGGGGCCACGATCTTCCAGTGGTGGATGCCGTCGGTCAGCCTGGCCAGTGCTTCGTAGGTAATCTCCGGGTACTCGGTGTCGGCCGCGACCACAGTGGATGCTGTCCAGGCGAAGGTGGGGCGACCGGCAGGGCCGGCGGGCACAGCCACCACGCCCACGTCCAGGCCCTCGACGCGGTCCAGGTCGTCGGCGGCTCCGCCCATGAACATGGCCACCTTGCCGGCCTTGAACATCTCGCCAAAGCCCTGTTCCTGGATCACCGCTTCGGGCGGCGCGTGCACGTCGTCGTAGATCATGTTGGCGTAGAAGTCGAGGCCGGCGATGGCCTCGGGGGAGTCGACGGGGCTTTCGGAGAGATCATCAGAGATAATCTCGCCGCCGGCCTGCCAGATGAACATCTGGGGTGGCGGCCAGCCTGTGAGGGTGAAGCCCCACTGGTCGTTGGAACCATCGCCGTCGGTGTCCTGGGTGAGGGCTTCGGAAGCAGCCAGGAAGTTGTCCCAGGTCCAGTCGAGGGTTGGGTAATCGACTCCTGCCTCGTCGAACAAGGCCCTGTTGAAGAACATGACGACCGGCTGGGCGATCCATGGCAGGCCGTAGTACTGGCCCTTGAAGCGGGCGGTCTTGAGGATATCGTCGAAGTAGTCGTCCAGATCGGCGGCCGGGTTTTGATCGTCGGCTTCCAGGTAGTCGGTGACGTCCAGCAGCCCGCCCTGGTCGGCCAATCCGGCGATCCATTCCTGGGAGAGCCAGAAGAGGTCGGCTGAGGTGCCGCCGGCCAGAGAGGTCTGGATCTTGGTGTAGTAGTCGTCGGGGGCAGGCTCGTGTACGATCTGGAAGTGATCCACAGAGGCGTTGACTTCCTCGATCACCTCCTGCAATTCTGCCGACTCGTCGACTCCGGCCCAGGTGGCGATGCGAACGGTTACTGTTTCGGCAGGCGCCGGTTTCTCGGCCTCCGGCTGCGGGGCCGGTGCAGGGGTGGATGCTGGTACTGCACATGCGGCAGCCACCATGCTGATGATGAGAAGAAGGGCCAGTAAATGCCAGATGCGGGGTTTCATTACTTAGTGCCTCCTTTGGTCGTCTATGACCATGAGTCAATTTTTTCCGATCAACGGTGGTGACGCTTTCGTCCTCCTTTCATGGCGTGCGTGAATTCTCAGGATTTGCGGAGAATCGGTTTGCTGGTGAGCGAATAGCGTTTGCCTTCTTCATCCTGGGTGACGGGCATGACGTCTATTGCAGTGATATACTGTTACTGCCTGTCTTTGCGGTAGTAATCCACCATTACGGCCAGGATGATGACCGTTCCGATTGCGGCTGGCTGCCAGTAAGCGGGGAAGCCCAGCAGGTTTAGACCGTTGCGAATGACACCCATGATAAGGGCGCCTATGAGCGTACCCAGAATGGTGCCCTCACCTCCAAAGAGGCTGGTGCCGCCGATCACGACCGCTGCAATGATATCCAGTTCCCAACCCGTAGCGGCGGTAGGCGCTGCTACCCCGAGCTTGGCCGTGTTGATCAAACCAGCCAGAGCAGCAAACATCGCACACGCGATGTACACCAACATCTTGATGCGGTTGGGATTGACACCCGAGACGCGGACAGCCTCCTCGTTGCCACCTACTGCATAGATATGGCGCCCAGTCACGGTCTTGCTGAGGAAAAGGGAGGTCAGGATTGCCAGCACAAGCATGATAATAATCGGCAACGGGATTTCCAGGCCGAGTATGCTCAGGTTCGCCTGGCCGATCTGCTTGAACTCCTCGGGCAGGCCGCGAATTGGCCAACCCCGGCTACCGCCAAACGTGACGCCCCGGGCGATGCTCATGGTACCCAGGGTCGCGATGAAAGGTGGCAATCGAAACCGCGTGATGAGACCGCCGTTGATAACGCCGATGACAAGCCCGGCCAGCAGACCGCCCAACACACCGATCAACACCAGCAGACCCACCGGTAGGGTCTCAGCAAGGGGAGGCCAGGTCAAAAGCCAGGCAGTTGCAAAGCCTGCCAGTGCCATCATCGAGCCCACCGACAGGTCGATGCCGGCGGTCAGGATGACCATCGTCTCACCGAAAGCGGCGATCGCTATCCAGGAAACAAAGAGCACCACGGTGGTGATGTTGCGCGTGGACCAGAATGTGTCGGTGGCGATCGCAAGGAACGCGCAAATAATTACCAGGATCATGAATACGCCGAACTCCTGGCGCGCTACCAGATGTCGGAAGAATCCTGGCGACTCCTGAGCCGGGTCTGGCGATGTGGCTGCCGTCCGCTGGGTCATAGGTTGCTGCTCCTGGATCCGTTTGCTGGCCCCCGGTGAGGAAGGTGTACTTCACTCTTTTACCAGGTTTGGTCCAAGGGCTTATCTGGTCTGACACCCGCGTTTCTGGTGCGGCCCGTCAGGGGCGCATCGACTTGCTTACCTTATCGAAGCAACGGGGTGTGTTCAACACCGGTTAGAGAGACTGGACCAGTTTCCCGGAAGGCTCATTTTTTATCTGGGCACGTCTGTGCGGAAGAGCACCATCAGAACTATGCACAAGAACTGGTCCAGTCTACCATCCTTAACTATGTTTGAACACACCTGCTGTCACTTGATCCACTACTGGCACAGCGGTGGTAGTTCGATGGTGAAGTCCTGCTTCTCCCACATTTCGGCCATGACATCGACGTTGCACTCGTCGACCAGGTCCATACCCGAGTTTGTGAAGCCATCATACTCGACGCCCTCGACGATCTTGTCGTAGATCATCTGGACGGTGTCGTAGCCCCAGCCCCAGTACTTCTGGCCGACCAGGCCCTGGACATAGCCATCTTTCAGGTAGTCCAGCTCGAGGGGCAGGGTGTCGAAGACGATGGTCTTCATCTCGCCGCCCTGGGCAGCCTCATCCCAGAGGGGCATGGAGCCGCGGTCGGCGAAGAGGGGCCAGAGGCCCACGAAGAACCAGCCGTCCAGGTCGGGATAGGCCTGCATGGTCTCCTCGACCACCTGGACACCCAGGTTAATGTCGTCGTTGGAGACGGCGGTGGCAACGATCTCGATGCCGGGGTAGTCGGCAACATAGTCCTTGAAGCCGCGGATGCGTTCCTCCAGGTTGAAGGCGCCGGGCACGCCGGTCAGCAGGGCGACCTGGCCCTCCTCACCCATGACGTTAACCAGCATCTCGCCGGCTGCCAGACCACCTTCGTAGTTGTCGACGCCCAGGTAGGTGAAGCGCTCACTGTCGGGCGAGTCGCTGTCCCAGGTCATCACCTCGATGCCCAGGTCCACTGCGTCGTTGATGGGATCGATGCAGCCGTCGGGATCATTACAGGAGACGCCGATGGCATCCACACCCTTGGTGACTGCATCGGCCATGATAGCGGCCTGTTCCGTCATGTCGGAGGCCACGGAGCCCATGTAGTCGACTACGACCTTGTAGGGGCCTGCATCGGTCAGCTCAGCTGCTTTGGTCCGGGCACCTACCTCGCCGATCTCGAAGACGGGGTTGTTGAGCGCCTTGGGGATCCAGGCGATGACGATCGTGCCATCCTCCAGGGCTGCATGCATCTCCCCTTCCGGCACGGCAGCTTCGCCCTCACTACATAGCGGTGGTAGTTCGATGGTGAAGTCCTGCTTCTCCCACATTTCGGCCATGACATCGACGTTGCACTCGTCGACCAGGTCCATACCCGAGTTTGTGAAGCCATCATACTCGACGCCCTCGACGATCTTGTCGTAGATCATCTGGACGGTGTCGTAGCCCCAGCCCCAGTACTTCTGGCCGACCAGGCCCTGGACATAGCCATCTTTCAGGTAGTCCAGCTCGAGGGGCAGGGTGTCGAAGACGATGGTCTTCATCTCGCCGCCCTGGGCAGCCTCATCCCAGAGGGGCATGGAGCCGCGGTCGGCGAAGAGGGGCCAGAGGCCCACGAAGAACCAGCCGTCCAGGTCGGGATAGGCCTGCATGGTCTCCTCGACCACCTGGACACCCAGGTTAATGTCGTCGTTGGAGACGGCGGTGGCAACGATCTCGATGCCGGGGTAGTCGGCAACATAGTCCTTGAAGCCGCGGATGCGTTCCTCCAGGTTGAAGGCGCCGGGCACGCCGGTCAGCAGGGCGACCTGGCCCTCCTCACCCATGACGTTAACCAGCATCTCGCCGGCTGCCAGACCACCTTCGTAGTTGTCGACGCCCAGGTAGGTGAAGCGCTCGCTGTCGGGCGAGTCGCTGTCCCAGGTCATCACCTCGATGCCCAGGTCCACTGCGTCGTTGATGGGATCGATGCAGCCGTCGGGATCGTTACAGGAGACGCCGATGGCATCCACACCCTTGGTGACCGCATCGGCCATGACAGCAGCCTGTTCCGTCATGTCGGAGGCCACGGAGCCCATGTAGTCGACTACGACCTTGTAGGGGCCTGCTTCGGTCAGCTCGGCGGCCTTGGCCTTGGCACCTACCTCGCCGATCTCGAAGACGGGGTTGTTGAGCGCCTTGGGGATCCAGGCGATGGTGATCGTGCCATCCTCCAGAGCTGCATGCATCGCTTCATCCGGAGCCTCCGCTTCGGCGGGTGGCTCCGCGGGGACCGGAGCGGCGGGCACTGCACAGGCGGCCAGCACCATGCTGGCCAACAGAACGAGCGTGAGCAACAGGGTAATCTTCTTCATGGTAAGACTCCTCCTTGAGACTTGTTCCATGTCTCCCGGTGGGTAGGGCACCCAACCAGGAATGGTTTGAGATACTGCACGATGGGTTGCATCGCGGCCGGTAAAACCTTTCAGCGAAATAGGGCTCAATGGGGGCAATGGAGTCGCTGATCGTAAAATCGCTGTGCCTTAACCACCTCCTCGCGTAAAGAATGAAGTTCAGTTTTTCCGGAGCGTGACCTGCCCAGCGATTATCTTTCGGGCACAGGCTGACCTTCGTTGAGGTCGTCACGGGCGCCAATCATGTAAGCGACCAGCTCCTCGCGGAAGGTGTGAATATCGCCCTGTACCGGTAGATCGCCGACCTTGCGACCGTGGCGCATGATCATGACCCGGTCGCCGACCCGGAAGAGGTCCTCCAGCCGGTGGCTGATGACGATAATGGAAGCACCCTCCCCCTTGAGCTGTCCAATCAGGTCAACTACCTTGTCGATAGCGGCCACACTCAGGGCGGCCGTGGGCTCGTCCATAATGATGACCTTGGCGTCGAACGCGGTGGCGCGGCCAATGGCTACCGCCTGCCGCTGGCCACCGGAGAGGTTTTCCACCTTCAGCCGCACCGAGGGGATGTCAATGCGCAGCCGGTCAATCAGCGCGCGCGCTTCGTTCTCCATGCCTCGCTGGTTCATGAACCGCAGGGGACCCAGCTGCCAGCGTACCATCTCGCGGCCCAGAAAGACGTTGCTGGCCACGTCCAGGTTATTGGCCAACATAAAATCCTGGTAAACCATCTCGATGCCCATATGGCGGGAGTCCTCGGGGCTCTTGATGTCGGCCAGCTGGCTATCGATGAAGATCTCGCCCTCGTCGGGAATATAGGCCCCACTTAACACCTTCATCAAGGTCGACTTGCCGGCCGCGTTGTCGCCGACCAGCCCCAGGATCTCGTTGCGATGCAGCGTCAAGTCAACCCCTCGAAGCGCGCGCACGGCGCCAAAGCTCTTGTAGATGTTTTTCATCTCAACGATGGGCTGGGAATCCGCCATGGAGCTACTCCCGTCTCGAATTATGGCAGTAATGCAGCGTATGGACCGGCCGGCGCTGATGGATTGTTCGCTGGGTGCCGATAGATGCCAGGTTGTCGGCATGGTCCGAACCGAGAACGAGCGGAAGGCTGGAGTGGGAGTCGTTGGTCCGCTGGTCCGGGATGATGGGGACAGGCCGACGGCCATGTTGAACTGCGCGGCAAAGAGCAGTGCGTAGGTCCAAAAAATTGTAGCACAGAGAGTCACCCTTGTCAACAGGAGGGGCGAAAAACGCTTGACAAAGCATGCCTTTTTTGTTATACTTTTCGCAAACGATTGCGCAAACGATTGCTACCGTCGACTACGGAGGTGGATCATCGCGACAATGCGGGATGTAGCGGAGCGCGCCGGCGTCTCCGTGACATCGGTTTCCCACGTGATCAACGAGACCCGACCTGTCAGCATCGAGCTGAGGGAACGGGTGCTGGAGGCTATGCGCGAGTTGGGCTACCATCCCAATCGCCTGGCTCGCAGCTTGCGTAGCGGCAAGACCCACACCGTCGGTATCATTGTCCCCGACAACGCCAATCCTTTCTTCGCTGAGATTGTCCGTGGCATCGAAGACACCAGCTTCGAGCACGGATATAGCCTCATCCTCTGCAATTCCGACGCTGATCTGGGCAAAGAAGAATACTATATCGGGGTGCTTACCGAGAAACAGGTTGACGGTATCCTCTTCATGGCTGCCGGCGCCAGCACCGATCATATTCAAAGCCTCCTGGAACGGCACGTCCCCGTGGTGGTGGTGGATCGCGAAGTACCGGGTGTGACCGTCGATACGGTCCTGGCGGATAATGCTCGAGGCGGCTGGTTGGCTACCCGTCATCTGATCGAAATCGGCCACCGGCGCATTGGGTGTATTTCGGCCCCTGTCAATTTGACCCTTAGCGCGGAGCGTGTGGACGGTTATCGCCAGGCCCTGCAGGAAGCAGGCAT
Coding sequences:
- a CDS encoding carbohydrate ABC transporter permease; this translates as MTTTPVSVDKPRFGVSARRTVTNIITYALLILFSLFVFVPLFYMISTSLKSEQQLFAWPIQWIPDPIMWQNYGDAFAALSSIAPGLTFWRILFNTLFITLLAMTAELIAVSVVAYGFARFRFPGRNILFIIMLATMMLPSIITLIPTFLIWRNLDLIDTFDPLTVRIWFGGGAWAIFFMRQYLLTIPREMEEAAIIDGANTFQVYSRIMLPLARPALLALGVLIFQGNWNNFEGPLIYLNTTLKFPLVVAMKFFQGSISNEAPKWHYMMAMSVVMAAPILVIFFLAQRYFIEGLTVGAVKG
- a CDS encoding sugar ABC transporter permease, with the protein product MIELSFWDAYGSTLLHWILVGAAIGLSMVLLNRALVAFGVKRETATGYALVLPWLLGLGIWILYPFARSLYLSFTQYNILQPAQWIGTDNYVKMFTGDKQFWLSLRLTILYSLFNVPLGTLGALGVALILNRDIKGIGVWRTIYYLPAVLPVVAVALLWRWMLSPSSGLINFLLSPIYAALDMEPLAWFTDPDLVLPSFVIMGMWGVFGANTIILLAGLKNVPRHLYDVADLDGANQGQKLRYVTIPMLSPTLFYVVITGIIASLQIFTQAFFIEIPRRAGTFLNVLIYREAFQFRHMGYASAIAWFQLILILLITLLVFKSSAAWVYYEGERR
- a CDS encoding sugar ABC transporter substrate-binding protein, with amino-acid sequence MKPRIWHLLALLLIISMVAAACAVPASTPAPAPQPEAEKPAPAETVTVRIATWAGVDESAELQEVIEEVNASVDHFQIVHEPAPDDYYTKIQTSLAGGTSADLFWLSQEWIAGLADQGGLLDVTDYLEADDQNPAADLDDYFDDILKTARFKGQYYGLPWIAQPVVMFFNRALFDEAGVDYPTLDWTWDNFLAASEALTQDTDGDGSNDQWGFTLTGWPPPQMFIWQAGGEIISDDLSESPVDSPEAIAGLDFYANMIYDDVHAPPEAVIQEQGFGEMFKAGKVAMFMGGAADDLDRVEGLDVGVVAVPAGPAGRPTFAWTASTVVAADTEYPEITYEALARLTDGIHHWKIVAPRKSLATAEGITASEPRKEANAEAIAAAVPSMRAFNIIPRHQEWDTIFWGDFMDPLFHGEGTAEELAPEIRPLLEEMLPEGGAAALAPEEPAEKVTVRIATWAGVEESSELQEVINAVNAEATTYQIVHEPAPDDYYTKIQTSLAGGTSADLFWLSQEWIAGLADQGGLLDVTDYLEADDQNPAADLDDYFDDILKTARFKGQYYGLPWIAQPVVMFFNRALFDEAGVDYPTLDWTWDNFLAASEALTQDTDGDGSNDQWGFTLTGWPPPQMFIWQAGGEIISDDLSESPVDSPEAIAGLDFYANMIYDDVHAPPEAVIQEQGFGEMFKAGKVAMFMGGAADDLDRVEGLDVGVVAVPAGPAGRPTFAWTASTVVAADTEYPEITYEALARLTDGIHHWKIVAPRKSLATAEGITASEPRKEANAEAIAAAVPSMRAFNIIPRHQEWDTIFWGDFMDLLFHGEGTAEELAPEIRPLLEEMLP
- a CDS encoding ABC transporter permease — translated: MTQRTAATSPDPAQESPGFFRHLVARQEFGVFMILVIICAFLAIATDTFWSTRNITTVVLFVSWIAIAAFGETMVILTAGIDLSVGSMMALAGFATAWLLTWPPLAETLPVGLLVLIGVLGGLLAGLVIGVINGGLITRFRLPPFIATLGTMSIARGVTFGGSRGWPIRGLPEEFKQIGQANLSILGLEIPLPIIIMLVLAILTSLFLSKTVTGRHIYAVGGNEEAVRVSGVNPNRIKMLVYIACAMFAALAGLINTAKLGVAAPTAATGWELDIIAAVVIGGTSLFGGEGTILGTLIGALIMGVIRNGLNLLGFPAYWQPAAIGTVIILAVMVDYYRKDRQ
- a CDS encoding sugar-binding protein, whose product is MKKITLLLTLVLLASMVLAACAVPAAPVPAEPPAEAEAPDEAMHAALEDGTITIAWIPKALNNPVFEIGEVGAKAKAAELTEAGPYKVVVDYMGSVASDMTEQAAVMADAVTKGVDAIGVSCNDPDGCIDPINDAVDLGIEVMTWDSDSPDSERFTYLGVDNYEGGLAAGEMLVNVMGEEGQVALLTGVPGAFNLEERIRGFKDYVADYPGIEIVATAVSNDDINLGVQVVEETMQAYPDLDGWFFVGLWPLFADRGSMPLWDEAAQGGEMKTIVFDTLPLELDYLKDGYVQGLVGQKYWGWGYDTVQMIYDKIVEGVEYDGFTNSGMDLVDECNVDVMAEMWEKQDFTIELPPLCSEGEAAVPEGEMHAALEDGTIVIAWIPKALNNPVFEIGEVGARTKAAELTDAGPYKVVVDYMGSVASDMTEQAAIMADAVTKGVDAIGVSCNDPDGCIDPINDAVDLGIEVMTWDSDSPDSERFTYLGVDNYEGGLAAGEMLVNVMGEEGQVALLTGVPGAFNLEERIRGFKDYVADYPGIEIVATAVSNDDINLGVQVVEETMQAYPDLDGWFFVGLWPLFADRGSMPLWDEAAQGGEMKTIVFDTLPLELDYLKDGYVQGLVGQKYWGWGYDTVQMIYDKIVEGVEYDGFTNSGMDLVDECNVDVMAEMWEKQDFTIELPPLCQ
- a CDS encoding ATP-binding cassette domain-containing protein; this encodes MADSQPIVEMKNIYKSFGAVRALRGVDLTLHRNEILGLVGDNAAGKSTLMKVLSGAYIPDEGEIFIDSQLADIKSPEDSRHMGIEMVYQDFMLANNLDVASNVFLGREMVRWQLGPLRFMNQRGMENEARALIDRLRIDIPSVRLKVENLSGGQRQAVAIGRATAFDAKVIIMDEPTAALSVAAIDKVVDLIGQLKGEGASIIVISHRLEDLFRVGDRVMIMRHGRKVGDLPVQGDIHTFREELVAYMIGARDDLNEGQPVPER
- a CDS encoding LacI family DNA-binding transcriptional regulator, which codes for MRDVAERAGVSVTSVSHVINETRPVSIELRERVLEAMRELGYHPNRLARSLRSGKTHTVGIIVPDNANPFFAEIVRGIEDTSFEHGYSLILCNSDADLGKEEYYIGVLTEKQVDGILFMAAGASTDHIQSLLERHVPVVVVDREVPGVTVDTVLADNARGGWLATRHLIEIGHRRIGCISAPVNLTLSAERVDGYRQALQEAGIPIDEALIVPGNFNLGGGYRATQQLLALGEPPTALFSGNDLMAVGAICAACEAGRHVPVDLSVVGFDDIPLALYTNPPLTTIRQPNYNMGVAAATMLLERVRDPELPPRRIMLQIELQIRRSTSPVVPSPTDEP